From a region of the Castanea sativa cultivar Marrone di Chiusa Pesio chromosome 10, ASM4071231v1 genome:
- the LOC142611717 gene encoding 7-deoxyloganetin glucosyltransferase-like: MDSKTLKADKPHAVCIPFPVQSHIKAMLKFSKLLHHKGFHITFVNTEFNHQRFLKFRGPNSLDGLSDFRFETIPDNLPPSDPNASQDVSSLCNSITKNFFASFSNLLVKLNSATSNVPPVTCIISDGFMQFTINAAQELGIPILMFFTISACSLMGYMQIPPLKDKGIIPLKDKSYLTNGYLDIVIDWIPGMRGIRLKDLPSQVRTIDPNDATFKFVIETAERAPTASGIVIQTFDALEQEVLDALLTMFPHVYAIGPLQLLLNHLPNDPLKSIGYSLWEEETECLQWLNSKAPNSVIYVNFGSIVVMTPTQLVEFGWGLANSKYLFLWIIRPDLVVGESAILPPEFELETKERGLIASWCPQEEVLNHPSIGGFLTHCGWNSTIESVCAGIPMLCWPFLADQQTNCKYTCNELGIGMEIDNDVKREEVEKIVKELMEGEKGKKMKKKAMEWKKLAEEATEPLGSSSINLNNLVNEVLLSK; the protein is encoded by the exons ATGGATTCCAAGACGCTAAAGGCTGATAAGCCTCATGCAGTTTGTATTCCATTTCCAGTTCAAAGCCACATAAAAGCAATGCTCAAGTTTTCAAAGCTTCTCCACCATAAAGGCTTTCACATAACCTTTGTTAACACTGAGTTCAACCACCAGCGTTTTCTGAAATTTAGAGGTCCCAACTCCTTAGATGGTTTGTCTGACTTCCGATTTGAAACGATTCCAGATAACCTCCCTCCATCGGATCCTAATGCCTCCCAAGACGTCTCTTCTCTTTGCAATTCCATTACCAAAAACTTCTTCGCCTCATTTTCTAACCTTCTTGTGAAACTCAACAGTGCAACTTCAAACGTTCCCCCAGTGACTTGTATTATCTCAGACGGTTTCATGCAATTCACCATCAACGCTGCTCAGGAACTCGGAATCCCAATTCTAATGTTCTTCACTATCTCCGCTTGTAGCTTAATGGGTTACATGCAGATTCCTCCTCTCAAGGATAAAGGCATCATTCCACTTAAAG ataagagCTATTTAACCAATGGGTATTTGGACATAGTTATAGATTGGATTCCAGGTATGAGAGGCATTAGACTCAAGGATCTCCCAAGCCAGGTTCGAACCATAGATCCGAATGATGCTACCTTTAAATTTGTGATCGAAACAGCAGAGAGAGCTCCTACAGCTTCAGGAATTGTTATTCAAACATTTGATGCATTAGAGCAAGAAGTTTTGGATGCTCTCTTGACCATGTTTCCTCATGTATATGCCATTGGCCCTCTCCAACTACTGCTCAATCACTTACCCAATGACCCTTTGAAATCAATTGGATATAGTTTATGGGAGGAAGAAACTGAGTGCCTCCAATGGCTTAACTCTAAGGCGCCCAACTCTGTAATATATGTGAATTTTGGCAGCATAGTTGTCATGACACCAACACAATTGGTTGAGTTTGGTTGGGGACTTGCAAAtagtaaatatttatttttgtggatAATTAGACCTGATTTAGTTGTTGGTGAATCAGCAATATTGCCACCTGAATTCGAGTTAGAAACTAAAGAAAGGGGTTTGATAGCTAGTTGGTGCCCTCAAGAAGAAGTGTTGAACCACCCCTCAATTGGAGGGTTCTTAACACATTGTGGGTGGAATTCAACTATTGAAAGTGTGTGTGCAGGAATACCAATGCTTTGTTGGCCATTCTTGGCAGATCAACAAACAAATTGTAAGTATACTTGCAATGAATTGGGCATTGGCATGGAGATTGATAATGATGTCAAGAGAGAGGAAGTGGAAAAGATTGTGAAAGAGTTGATGGAAGGAGAAAAGggtaagaaaatgaagaaaaaggcCATGGAGTGGAAAAAGTTAGCTGAAGAGGCCACTGAGCCACTTGGTTCTTCATCCATTAACTTAAACAATTTGGTGAATGAAGTGCTTTTATCGAAATGA
- the LOC142612066 gene encoding uncharacterized protein LOC142612066, with protein sequence MDLMMNALRGRVSNDLYELVHRMDSPFTAPITSFPLPPKFRMPQVEAYDGSKDPLDHLESFKTLMHLQGVANEIMCRAFSTTLRGPTRVWYSRLTPNSINTFKELSTQFASHFIEEHRYKKSTACLMNIKQRKDETVRSYITRFNKETLSIDEANDKMLVATFTNGLRKGKFLFFLYKNDPKTMSDVLYKATKYMNAEDALLARKEKPRKRERQEETRQDRGRKAPRTGDGQEDRRFKPPTGRFVNFTPLNIPIDQVLIQIKDEGSLTFPSKLKGDPNKRSRDKHCRFHRDHGHDTSDYYDLK encoded by the coding sequence ATGGATCTAATGATGAATGCCCTCAGAGGACGGGTATCAAACGATCTTTATGAACTGGTACACCGGATGGACTCCCCCTTCACTGCACCCATTACTTCATTCCCCCTCCCACCGAAGTTCCGTATGCCACAAGTAGAAGCCTACGACGGGTCAAAGGATCCTTTAGACCACCTGGAGTCATTCAAGACCCTCATGCACTTGCAAGGAGTAGCGAACGAGATCATGTGCCGAGCCTTTTCCACTACATTAAGAGGTCCCACAAGAGTATGGTATAGCAGGTTGACACCAAACTCTATCAATACCTTCAAAGAGTTGAGCACCCAGTTTGCCTCACACTTTATCGAGGAACACAGGTACAAGAAGTCCACTGCATGCTTGATGAATATCAAGCAACGGAAGGATGAGACAGTGAGGTCTTACATCACCCGCTTCAACAAGGAGACCCTTTCGATTGATGAAGCTAACGACAAGATGCTTGTGGCTACGTTCACCAATGGGCTACGAAAggggaagtttttgtttttcttatacAAGAACGACCCGAAAACAATGTCAGATGTACTTTACAAGGCTACCAAATACATGAATGCAGAAGACGCATTGCTTGCCCGAAAAGAAAAGccaaggaagagagaaagacaagaAGAAACACGACAGGATAGGGGAAGGAAGGCCCCAAGGACAGGAGATGGACAAGAGGATAGACGCTTCAAACCACCCACTGGAAGATTCGTGAATTTCACCCCACTAAATATTCCGATCGATCAGGTACTGATACAGATCAAGGATGAAGGATCCCTGACGTTTCCTAGCAAGCTAAAAGGTGACCCCAACAAAAGGTCCAGAGACAAGCACTGTCGTTTCCATCGAGATCATGGTCATGATACGTCCGACTACTACGATTTGAAGTAG
- the LOC142612067 gene encoding uncharacterized protein LOC142612067 — MKNPVYFTSQALRGAEERYPSMEKLAFALITAAHKLKPYFQAHTVIVFTNKPLRRAIRNPEAAEWMTIRVIKLSEFDIQYCPRTAIKGQVIANFIAEFTHTDEQGAEENPQWSVYMDGSSNRQAGGAGVVIHSSEVDEIKCMVRLDFPTTNNEAEYEALIAGLDLAQVAGAMNVFVHCDSQVVTNQVNGDYECRGERMKKYLEQVKNQMNNLHTKFIQIPREENEHANRRQGGINRAHALPRSSTLSCSGLTFVKHRQCVEDKFQEQLDDTNNLLPKG; from the coding sequence ATGAAAAATCCCGTATACTTCACGAGTCAAGCACTCCGGGGCGCAGAAGAAAGGTACCCCTCAATGGAAAAGCTAGCCTTCGCCTTGATAACTGCTGCTCACAAGCTTAAACCTTACTTTCAAGCACATACGGTTATTGTTTTTACGAATAAACCTCTACGAAGAGCGATAAGAAACCCTGAAGCCGCCGAATGGATGACAATAAGGGTGATCAAATTAAGCGAGTTTGACATACAATATTGCCCACGTACAGCCATAAAAGGACAGGTTATTGCCaatttcattgcagagttcaccCACACGGATGAGCAAGGGGCAGAGGAGAATCCCCAATGGAGTGTCTACATGGATGGATCATCCAATAGACAAGCAGGAGGAGCTGGTGTGGTAATCCACAGCTCGGAAGTAGACGAGATCAAATGCATGGTCCGACTTGACTTCCCCACAACAAACAATGAGGCAGAGTACGAAGCTCTGATAGCAGGACTAGATCTCGCCCAAGTAGCAGGAGCCATGAATGTGTTTGTGCATTGCGACTCCCAAGTGGTCACTAACCAAGTTAATGGCGATTATGAGTGCAGGGGTGAAcggatgaagaagtaccttGAGCAAGTGAAGAATCAGATGAACAACCTCCATACAAAGTtcattcaaatcccaagggaggagaacgaGCATGCCAACCGTCGCCAAGGTGGCATCAACAGAGCACATGCTCTTCCTCGGTCAAGTACTCTTTCTTGTTCAGGCCTCACCTTTGTTAAACATCGTCAGTGTGTAGAAGATAAGTTCCAAGAACAACTAGATGACACCAATAACCTTCTACCTAAAGGATAG